Genomic segment of Apium graveolens cultivar Ventura chromosome 7, ASM990537v1, whole genome shotgun sequence:
ACCACCGTTCAAGTACCCCGGATCCAGAATATTCCTACGGTCCGAATTCGATAATACTCTGACGCATCCCAGGCGTCCAGATGCGCTACAGTCCAAAAGGCACACCTACGGTCCAGATTaaaaggtacaaacccctaaaccctagtaggaggcctataaaaggCGGGACAAAAGGAAGGTTACAGGTTATAATCTCTCTCACATTTACTTACATACACATACACGCACGCACCATACAAACACTTGCATAATTCCCGTTTTTCCCCTTTTCTCCTTAGAACCCTTTCTcattctcacgccggaggtgccgcggggacgccaccccctccggttctgttttgtaggttccACCCTACAGCTACACCGCACGCCTCCGTTATTTCTGTCAAAACGGAGCTTGAGTCCGGGCCCAGAAAGGAGAAGGCCCCGGGGCGAACTGGGATTATCAGCAAGTATTCTCATTTTCTCCAACAAAGGAAAtgaatttattttcaaattaatatGTGTGACAAAAATGGAGGAGAGCATAATAAAGATACACTTAAGAAATGAATTACAAAAAACATTGAATTCATCTTTGCTAGAACAGGGAAAACAAATCAGTTACTCGAAGTGGAGCCTGTGCAAAGCGAGTAAAATAGGAAATAGATGTACAAAGATAAACAGCAAATAAAGTAGTAGATTTTCTCAACTTAGAAAATTCagtattttaatttaaaaaaatgatttaaaatatataaataaatatcaattagttaattaattaattttaattatggATTGGTTTTGTTCCAATCTATGACCGGGAATTGAATAACCGTTTCGGTCTTAAAATATTTAGTTTCGGGCTCAATTTTAGACGGTTCAATTTTAGATGATTTTTAATGATATTTTCGGTTTCGGAAATATCACTTGACTCAAATATAGGTCATCTTAAGTGTTTCTTCTTGTGCATAATGTGTTCTATTTTAAAGTTTAAAGGGTCTTTCTTTATATAATAAGACCATATAGCAAATAAAATTGCTACATAACATAAAATCTTCTTAAATTTAAAAACCTCCTATCAAACTATCAGTAGAATAATACTCCAACCAGGAACATACTGCAGATCCACGCGGATCTCAATTTAAATTTCTGTCAGTGACAATAAATGTTTCAGCAAGTATCAATATTATATCCTGAGAATATGGAGTAAACGTCAATCAATGACCTTCAACAAATGATTAGCCTCTTAATCAATGATTAGCTGACTAGCTAGGAGTTCTAAAGCATAGACCACTGCTCAATAAACAGACTTTAGCCCTCGAAGAAAAGATGAAGTAGGCATATATGGAAGTGAACATATGCAGAACTTTTACTAGGAAGACGCTTTGCGTCAGTCTTGTGATCCTAGCTAGAAAACGTTCAGTAATCATGAGTTACAATCTCATCACTATGCAAAAAAAGCTATGACACCGATTGTGATATATGAATCTTTCATGTGAAAATTATGTGGTCCAAAACTGTACTTCCTACTGCAAACAAAACATCCCTCCTTCccatataaaaaatatatatccATCGGAACCAGGCAAATAAATGGGGCCCTTGCGAAATTTAAAAAATGAAcctaattatattttaatataaatacaaaatgagaaaaattttgaaaaaatgaaCCATAAAAAATACATTGTAAATAAGAAATatattcaaaaaaaaatcttaaaaagaGGAAAAAATTCGGGTCAATGTGCGAAATTTTTAAAAACTGGCAGAGGCATGGAAACGTCCCTCTCATTCGTGATCCCTTTACTATTGAAGATGCAAATGCTATCTTGGCCATACATGTCCCACAAAGTGAAGTTCCTGATAGAGTGGCTTGGATGGGGTCGAACAATGGTGTTTATAGTGCGAAGTCTGGTTTTCACCACTGGTTTAATATGCAGTTTGGCAATTCAGTTGTACCTCAGAGTATTGGTTGGAGGAAAGTTTGGCACCTAAAACACCTTAATAAGATAAAAGTTTTTATCTGGCGATTTTGTCATAATGTTATTCCTATCAGGCGTCGATTGAGATCTAGGGGAGTTCGAATTCCTATAATCTGTCCAATATGTTCAACAGATATAGAGCACATGGCACATCTTTTCTTTGACTGTGAGTTTGCTACTGGTTGCTGGAGTCATGTTAACTTTTATTATGACTGGATGACAGTCGAGAGTGCGGCAGATTTGTTGCTGGAACAGCTCTGAGACTCTACATAAAATATGCGTAGTGTTGTGGAGTATTTGGCACTGGAGGAATAAGAGAGTGGGGGATACGAAAGTAGTTACACCTTCATTTGCAATGGATAGTAGCTTCAAGATGTATTCAGAATGGGTGGATGCGAAGAAGAGTGTAGGGAGCAGTCAACAGGTAGCAATAAGGAACGATAGCACGCAAGTTAAGTGGCAACCTCCTGCTCAAGGAGTGCTGAAAATCAATGCAGATGCTTCCGTATTTCCAGGTGCTCAGACTTTCTCTATAGGAATGGTCATGAGAGATCAGCAGGGGTCTTTTGTTGCAGGCAAGAACCTCTGCTTACCTGCAGTGATTCGGTATAGAAGGCTGAGGCTATGGGGGTTCAGGAAGTCCTGTCATGGATCAAGGAACGTTAAATTGACAAGACTGAGGTGATGATTGAGTCGGACTCTCTACTGACAGTAAAGTCCATTTTGAATGATGCTGCAAATATCATATTTCAATCATATGCAGGTAAGAATATAAAAGTAAAAAATTAGTAAAACAAACAATATCCATGATTCCAAATTGTACGGTAAACCAAAAATAATTCAGAAGAACAATTATTGTTCAAACAGTTGAAATCACATTTTCTCTAATTGTGACTGAGTTTTTAATCAAACACACACATATTGTCTAAACTACCAAATGACCTTAAGAAAATAACAAGTGTCTCAATTAAATGATAAACAATCCGTCTAGACTGCCAAATAACCTTAAGATCAAATAACTTGTTTCTCAATGAACCGATAAACACATATCGTCTAGACTGCCAAATGACCTTAAGAAAATAATTAGTTTCTCAATGAACTTATCAATCGCCGAGGAGTCCTATAGCACCTAGGTGTACGAGTTTGGGTTGTTAAATAAACGGACTTCATCCCTTGA
This window contains:
- the LOC141673551 gene encoding uncharacterized protein LOC141673551; translated protein: MCEIFKNWQRHGNVPLIRDPFTIEDANAILAIHVPQSEVPDRVAWMGSNNGVYSAKSGFHHWFNMQFGNSVVPQSIGWRKVWHLKHLNKIKVFIWRFCHNVIPIRRRLRSRGVRIPIICPICSTDIEHMAHLFFDCEFATGCWSHVNFYYDWMTVESAADLLLEQL